Proteins encoded within one genomic window of Brachybacterium muris:
- a CDS encoding PHP domain-containing protein, translating into MSAHPRVDLHAHTTWSDGTESVAQLWASARQAGLTTLALTDHDTVAGWAELPAAVEATGVAAVPGIEVSAEHDRLSVHVLALLVDPCTGTDLARELERARDSRVTRAERIVQAISADHPITWDDVKAQVAGETTTVGRPHIADALVAAGVVGDRAEAFQRILHPSGPYYARYYAPAPAVAVRAILDAGGVPILAHPGSATRDGTLPMELLESMAEAGLAGVEVDHREHSEEARGRLRDFARTHDLLITGGSDYHGAGKPNRLGENLTQPDVLDAITSRATSATEVIRT; encoded by the coding sequence ATGTCCGCTCACCCCCGCGTCGACCTGCACGCGCACACCACGTGGTCCGACGGCACCGAGTCGGTGGCGCAGCTGTGGGCCTCCGCGCGCCAGGCCGGACTGACCACCCTGGCGCTCACCGACCACGACACCGTCGCCGGGTGGGCCGAGCTGCCCGCCGCGGTGGAGGCCACAGGGGTGGCGGCGGTCCCGGGCATCGAGGTCTCCGCCGAGCACGACCGGCTCAGCGTCCACGTGCTCGCACTGCTGGTGGATCCCTGCACCGGCACGGACCTCGCGCGTGAGCTCGAGCGGGCCCGCGACTCGCGGGTCACACGGGCCGAGCGCATAGTGCAGGCCATCTCCGCCGACCACCCGATCACCTGGGACGATGTGAAAGCACAGGTGGCGGGGGAGACCACCACCGTGGGAAGACCCCATATCGCCGATGCCCTCGTGGCCGCCGGGGTGGTCGGCGACCGGGCCGAGGCATTCCAGCGGATCCTGCACCCCTCGGGCCCCTACTACGCCCGCTACTACGCCCCCGCGCCCGCGGTCGCGGTGCGGGCGATCCTCGACGCCGGCGGGGTCCCGATCCTGGCCCACCCCGGTTCCGCGACCCGCGACGGCACCCTGCCAATGGAGCTGCTGGAATCCATGGCCGAGGCAGGCCTGGCGGGCGTGGAGGTGGACCACCGGGAGCACTCCGAGGAGGCGAGGGGGCGCCTGCGCGACTTCGCCCGCACGCACGATCTCCTGATCACCGGTGGCAGCGACTACCATGGCGCGGGCAAGCCCAACCGGCTCGGAGAGAACCTCACGCAGCCGGATGTCCTGGACGCGATCACGAGTCGCGCCACGAGCGCCACAGAGGTCATCCGCACGTGA
- a CDS encoding MarC family protein: MNLVDLSFLTGVFVTLFVIIDPPGIVPIFLSLTSTMTAKQRSRAAAVAVGVAVLIIGVFALFGRFILDYMHISLPALQFSGGLLLLIIALQLLAGKEGEMAASEGVNVALVPLGTPLLGGPGAIVAMMLFVEDASGQGPRIAALVIAMALLTLAMYLTMRFADLVARVLGQGGVTLVTRISGVLLAAISTQMVFDAVRSFLVDWGMIPG, translated from the coding sequence GTGAACCTGGTCGATCTGAGCTTCCTCACGGGAGTCTTCGTCACCCTCTTCGTCATCATCGACCCCCCGGGCATCGTCCCCATCTTCCTGTCGCTGACCAGCACCATGACCGCCAAGCAGCGATCACGGGCCGCTGCCGTGGCGGTGGGCGTGGCGGTGCTGATCATCGGGGTGTTCGCACTGTTCGGGCGCTTCATCCTGGACTACATGCACATCTCGCTGCCCGCCCTGCAGTTCTCCGGCGGACTGCTGCTGCTGATCATCGCCCTGCAGCTGCTGGCCGGCAAGGAGGGCGAGATGGCCGCCAGCGAAGGCGTCAACGTCGCGCTGGTGCCGCTGGGCACCCCGCTGCTGGGCGGGCCCGGCGCGATCGTGGCGATGATGCTGTTCGTGGAGGACGCCAGCGGCCAGGGGCCGCGCATCGCCGCCCTGGTCATCGCGATGGCGCTGCTGACCCTGGCCATGTACCTGACCATGCGCTTCGCGGACCTGGTGGCCCGGGTGCTCGGTCAGGGTGGCGTCACCCTGGTCACCCGCATCTCCGGGGTGCTGCTGGCCGCGATCTCCACCCAGATGGTGTTCGACGCGGTCCGCTCGTTCCTGGTGGACTGGGGCATGATCCCCGGCTGA
- a CDS encoding DEAD/DEAH box helicase produces MPDTTPHTDEAVSASPAVEQSSGTPTDPIPEQTFADFDVRPDIIEALSSKGIIHPFPIQSMTLPVALRGRDIIGQAKTGTGKTLGFGIPLLQSVVAPGEDDPKGRQTGKPQALVVLPTRELAVQVAEDLQDASAKRPVRILTVYGGRAYEPQIEALTRGVEVVVGTPGRLIDLMRQKYLDLSEVRVAVLDEADEMLDLGFLEDIEKLLSAVPTQRQTMLFSATMPGPILALARRFMVQPTHIRAHDPGDLSRTKADIKQVVYRAHQLDKIEVMARVLQARGRGLTIVFMRTKRQADKVAEDLASRGFAAAPLHGDLGQGAREQALRAFRNGKIDVLVATDVAARGIDVDDVTHVINWNCPDDDKTYLHRTGRTGRAGKKGTAITFVDWEDLARWALIARQLGLESTEAVETYSTSEHLFSDLDIPEGVKGTLPKAERTRAGLGAEKLEDLGGREPARAGREDRGGRGERGGRGRGDRDERGGRGRGRDDRRGRDEDRSGDDEVLSETTVNPTERPRRKRSRSRTRRVNGEVVATETTGPESGSGQAAGTEQHGTEQRSAEGSAEGSGRPRRRRSRGGRGRGRGGNGGEQAAPAQES; encoded by the coding sequence GTGCCTGATACCACCCCGCACACCGATGAGGCCGTGTCGGCCTCCCCCGCCGTCGAGCAGAGCTCCGGCACCCCGACGGACCCGATCCCCGAGCAGACGTTCGCGGACTTCGACGTCCGCCCCGACATCATCGAGGCCCTGTCCTCCAAGGGGATCATCCATCCCTTCCCGATCCAGTCGATGACCCTGCCGGTCGCCCTGCGCGGTCGCGACATCATCGGCCAGGCCAAGACCGGTACCGGCAAGACCCTGGGCTTCGGCATCCCGCTGCTGCAGTCGGTGGTGGCGCCCGGTGAGGACGACCCCAAGGGCCGACAGACCGGCAAGCCTCAGGCCCTCGTGGTGCTGCCCACCCGCGAGCTCGCGGTGCAGGTGGCCGAGGACCTCCAGGACGCCTCCGCGAAGCGCCCGGTGCGGATCCTCACCGTGTACGGCGGTCGCGCCTACGAGCCGCAGATCGAGGCCCTCACCCGGGGCGTCGAGGTGGTGGTGGGCACTCCCGGCCGCCTGATCGACCTGATGCGCCAGAAGTACCTGGACCTCTCCGAGGTGCGGGTCGCGGTGCTGGACGAGGCCGACGAGATGCTGGACCTGGGCTTCCTCGAGGACATCGAGAAGCTGCTGAGCGCTGTGCCCACGCAGCGCCAGACCATGCTGTTCTCGGCGACCATGCCGGGGCCGATCCTGGCCCTGGCCCGCCGCTTCATGGTCCAGCCCACCCATATCCGGGCCCATGACCCGGGTGATCTGTCCCGCACCAAGGCGGACATCAAGCAGGTCGTGTACCGCGCCCATCAGCTCGACAAGATCGAGGTGATGGCCCGGGTGCTGCAGGCCCGTGGCCGCGGTCTGACGATCGTGTTCATGCGCACCAAGCGGCAGGCCGACAAGGTCGCCGAGGATCTCGCCTCGCGCGGTTTCGCAGCGGCCCCACTGCACGGCGACCTGGGTCAGGGCGCCCGTGAGCAGGCCCTGCGGGCCTTCCGCAACGGCAAGATCGACGTGCTGGTGGCCACGGATGTCGCGGCTCGCGGCATCGACGTGGACGACGTCACCCACGTGATCAACTGGAACTGCCCGGACGACGACAAGACGTACCTGCACCGCACCGGCCGCACCGGCCGCGCGGGCAAGAAGGGCACCGCGATCACCTTCGTGGACTGGGAGGACCTGGCTCGCTGGGCCCTCATCGCCCGCCAGCTGGGACTGGAGTCCACCGAGGCCGTGGAGACCTACTCCACCTCGGAGCACCTGTTCAGCGATCTCGACATCCCCGAGGGCGTCAAGGGCACCCTGCCGAAGGCCGAGCGCACCCGCGCGGGCCTGGGCGCGGAGAAGCTCGAGGACCTGGGCGGCCGCGAGCCGGCCCGTGCCGGCCGTGAGGATCGTGGAGGCCGCGGCGAGCGCGGTGGCCGTGGACGCGGTGACCGCGACGAGCGCGGTGGCCGTGGGCGCGGGCGTGACGACCGCCGCGGCCGTGACGAGGACCGCAGCGGTGACGACGAGGTGCTCTCGGAGACCACCGTCAATCCCACCGAGCGTCCCCGTCGCAAGCGTTCGCGGTCGCGCACCCGCCGGGTGAACGGCGAGGTCGTGGCCACCGAGACCACGGGCCCCGAGTCCGGCTCCGGCCAGGCCGCGGGCACCGAGCAGCACGGCACCGAGCAGCGCAGCGCAGAGGGCTCGGCCGAGGGCAGCGGTCGTCCGCGTCGTCGTCGCTCGCGTGGCGGCCGTGGCCGTGGGCGCGGTGGCAACGGCGGCGAGCAGGCAGCCCCCGCCCAGGAGTCCTGA
- a CDS encoding metallophosphoesterase family protein, which produces MPSDTLEDPVDDAPTRRRRRLRRARIAHVTATTVVAVLGAILGVLLVPATTVDVGPLKATVHLRPSLQSETVILLPPVGEVSFDTHLAPVRVEARVQGVDIAQAETLLYSADARAELTRTVPEDLTGAAALNAALNALFAAVGAGLAVGLTFRRVRRSLLAAGSTAGVVAASVGVVSLTFRPEALYQPRFDGLLSQAAYVADIGQGTLADYTGYRDTLAEFVGQVSALYIAADSLSPGLGSGDVITVLHVSDIHDNPQAFDVIEQLDAQFEIDAVIDTGDIVSWGTPFEHEILGAIGQLDLPYVYITGNHDSAVTAATVAAQPNGIVLENEIVEVAGLRIAGVGDPRFAADDDSDAGGWREGDAAVQASVFQLGETITAHDAENPEATVDLALVHDPTQPEGLEGRVPLVLSGHMHSSSVELDRDGSGTDWMVVGSTGGALGSGGVRPVLDGGEPLDLTARLLYFDAETKRLVAYDDIVMGGLGLVSISIQRDQMPTEPPALEVPVDAETPPTPTPTDLEIEPGEGLPDEERVTPTDPSVPLPEGSDGGVG; this is translated from the coding sequence GTGCCCAGCGACACCCTCGAGGATCCCGTCGACGATGCGCCCACACGGCGGCGTCGACGGCTGCGCCGTGCCCGGATCGCCCACGTCACCGCCACCACGGTGGTAGCCGTCCTGGGGGCGATCCTGGGGGTGCTGCTGGTGCCGGCGACCACGGTGGACGTCGGCCCGCTGAAGGCGACGGTGCATCTGCGGCCGTCGCTGCAGTCCGAGACGGTGATCCTGCTGCCCCCGGTGGGTGAGGTGTCCTTCGACACCCACCTCGCGCCGGTCCGGGTGGAGGCGCGGGTGCAGGGCGTGGACATCGCGCAGGCGGAGACGCTGCTGTACTCCGCTGATGCCCGCGCCGAGCTCACCCGCACGGTGCCGGAGGACCTCACCGGCGCGGCCGCGCTGAACGCGGCGCTCAACGCCCTGTTCGCGGCGGTCGGTGCCGGTCTCGCGGTGGGCCTGACCTTCCGCCGGGTGCGTCGCTCCCTGCTGGCCGCCGGCAGCACGGCCGGGGTGGTGGCGGCCTCGGTGGGCGTGGTGTCCCTGACCTTCCGCCCGGAGGCGCTGTACCAGCCTCGGTTCGACGGGCTGCTGTCCCAGGCCGCCTACGTGGCCGATATCGGGCAGGGCACGCTGGCGGACTACACCGGCTATCGCGACACGCTCGCGGAGTTCGTGGGGCAGGTCTCGGCGCTGTACATCGCTGCGGACTCGCTGAGCCCGGGCCTCGGCTCCGGGGACGTCATCACCGTGCTGCACGTCTCGGACATCCACGACAACCCGCAGGCCTTCGACGTGATCGAGCAGCTGGATGCCCAGTTCGAGATCGACGCGGTGATCGACACCGGTGACATCGTCTCCTGGGGCACCCCGTTCGAGCACGAGATCCTGGGCGCCATCGGGCAGCTGGACCTGCCGTACGTGTACATCACCGGCAACCATGACAGTGCCGTGACCGCAGCGACGGTCGCCGCTCAGCCCAACGGCATCGTGCTGGAGAACGAGATCGTGGAGGTCGCGGGCCTGCGGATCGCCGGCGTGGGCGATCCCCGCTTCGCGGCCGACGACGACTCCGACGCCGGCGGCTGGCGCGAGGGCGACGCAGCGGTGCAGGCCTCCGTGTTCCAGCTGGGCGAGACCATCACCGCCCACGATGCGGAAAACCCCGAGGCCACCGTGGACCTGGCCCTGGTCCACGATCCCACCCAGCCGGAGGGCCTGGAGGGCCGGGTGCCGCTGGTGCTCTCGGGCCATATGCACTCCTCCTCGGTGGAGCTGGACCGCGACGGCTCGGGCACGGACTGGATGGTGGTGGGCTCCACCGGCGGCGCCCTCGGCTCCGGTGGGGTGCGGCCCGTGCTGGACGGCGGGGAACCGCTGGACCTCACCGCCCGCCTGCTGTACTTCGACGCCGAGACCAAGCGCCTGGTCGCCTACGACGACATCGTGATGGGCGGGCTGGGCCTGGTGTCGATCTCGATCCAGCGCGACCAGATGCCCACGGAGCCCCCGGCACTCGAGGTGCCCGTGGACGCCGAGACACCGCCCACCCCGACACCCACCGATCTGGAGATCGAACCCGGCGAGGGCCTGCCGGACGAGGAGCGCGTCACCCCGACTGATCCGTCGGTCCCCCTGCCCGAGGGCAGCGACGGCGGCGTGGGCTGA
- a CDS encoding DUF3107 domain-containing protein, protein MEIRIGIQHSPREIVIETDDAEQDHAALLETLTTAVAEGTPVTLRDVKGRSVLIPGAKVAYAEISTEEPRRVGFLG, encoded by the coding sequence ATGGAGATTCGCATCGGCATCCAGCATTCCCCCCGCGAGATCGTGATCGAGACGGACGACGCCGAGCAGGACCACGCCGCCCTGCTCGAGACCCTCACCACCGCGGTGGCCGAGGGCACCCCCGTCACGCTGCGTGACGTGAAGGGCCGCAGCGTGCTGATCCCCGGGGCGAAGGTGGCCTACGCGGAGATCTCCACCGAGGAGCCCCGCCGGGTCGGCTTCCTGGGCTGA
- a CDS encoding TetR/AcrR family transcriptional regulator: MSPTARMPRDQRRTQLLETAIPLFTENGFHATSMDDIASAAGVTKPVLYQHFTSKEELYDEVVQITGQRLIEGVQGLAAFDGATMERVREGMRGFYQLVTAQAALRLFTGHEHVSDEVSARVTAVLDETAVRLASVLLAARHMTDAQARVIGRAMISLTQSTASMMHTAPEQEHEQILDTAAMLAVRGLTAFEPLTDPSVAGTVSPSDGASSVSADG, translated from the coding sequence ATGTCACCCACGGCACGGATGCCGCGCGACCAGCGTCGCACCCAGCTTCTGGAGACGGCGATCCCCCTGTTCACCGAGAACGGCTTCCACGCCACGTCGATGGACGACATCGCCTCGGCGGCCGGGGTCACCAAACCTGTGCTTTACCAGCACTTCACCTCCAAGGAGGAGCTGTACGACGAGGTCGTGCAGATCACCGGTCAGCGCTTGATCGAGGGCGTGCAGGGCCTCGCCGCCTTCGATGGCGCCACGATGGAGCGGGTGCGGGAGGGGATGCGCGGCTTCTACCAGTTGGTCACCGCTCAAGCCGCCCTCCGCCTCTTCACGGGGCACGAGCACGTCTCCGACGAGGTGAGCGCACGGGTGACCGCGGTGCTGGACGAGACGGCGGTGCGGCTGGCCTCGGTGCTGCTCGCGGCCCGTCACATGACCGACGCCCAGGCGCGCGTGATCGGACGCGCGATGATCTCGCTGACCCAGAGCACCGCATCGATGATGCACACCGCTCCGGAGCAGGAGCACGAGCAGATCCTGGACACCGCCGCGATGCTCGCGGTGCGCGGGTTGACCGCTTTCGAGCCCCTGACCGACCCGTCCGTGGCAGGTACGGTCTCCCCCTCGGACGGCGCGTCATCGGTCAGCGCCGACGGCTAG
- a CDS encoding PD-(D/E)XK nuclease family protein, whose translation MQSIRGHGGPDGTGGRPPTLLGPDPEAVPAVLDRSRLDADQTRALEALTAGAHVIAHGGTAGGRTALALTAASLAAAGAPHADRDVLLIAPRRTAAARLRDALAVHGAPGVRVMTPPALGYAILRSHALAAGRGEPTLVTGAEQDLLLADLIADRTHWHLEVEPAARTLPGFRTELRDLLTRAAELGLGPAGLERLGIEHDRPAWRDAAAVMRDYLGVLDLESVAALDAGPRLDSGALVRRAAALVATGEVPPPGRAVVVDDAQDLTAAGVAMVAALAAAGAAVLAVSCPDAAVDTFRGALPDAAARLREQLSGPVEEVVLTGAHGIDPRLGRAVDALRGRLPLAGAPAATRRRPPARSADAAEGGMHALRASSRTQEAHLIASALRDLHHRARIPYDQMAVVCRSGAAVEEVADLLTRTGLPVRAPRRPRPLREEPVVQDLLTIVEIGVTGLEQLDPVLAAALLHGPFGDADAMRLRRIRRQLLRAVPEDQQGISSQELLARALLDADVPGLPAPEAQGRTAAPVHRIRDMIAAARTHRHGTAAEALWAAWEASGLAGGWRAAALGVRHGADGARARLAGSRLDTLMDLFAAAERLADRRPGAGALELIEQVRAQAVVEDTLAPAAVARGSVDVLTPAQIAGEHRDVVVLARLQEGVWPDLRLRSTLLGAAELSLIAGGRAGFQLPRDPESLRAVQREQVIADELRLAVSALARARSRVLVTAVEDDDAAPSALFEALEALADGDWLDTAALRSDPGPAPDARRLVASLRRDLREGEDSSSEDAALALAALAREGAPGARPEDWYHQHPSSTAPLQQEGAPIGLSPSALERAHDCPQSWLMERSGGTRGSGPAQSIGTALHRLAQDHPQGGPDLLAQLHTLLRGMPGADTWSGRRRLQRAEDAAQLLADHLAGSPPPLAVEAPFEVELGPVRLRGTVDRIEGDQGTIRVVDLKTGRVAKTAKATEQDLQLAAYQAAVREGALTEQIGPDAPQRLAGAQLVHVGTGGHKAAVRTQQALTHAEDPAWFDTVVRTVAAEVSGPRVTARRNAHCTRCAVRSACALQPEGAQL comes from the coding sequence ATGCAGAGCATTCGCGGTCACGGCGGTCCCGATGGTACGGGGGGTCGTCCACCGACCCTCCTGGGCCCCGACCCGGAGGCGGTCCCAGCAGTGCTGGACCGCTCCCGGCTCGATGCCGACCAGACTCGCGCACTGGAAGCCCTCACCGCCGGTGCCCACGTGATCGCCCATGGCGGCACCGCCGGCGGTCGCACAGCCCTCGCCCTGACCGCAGCGTCCCTGGCTGCTGCGGGTGCCCCGCACGCCGATCGCGACGTGCTGCTGATCGCCCCCCGCCGCACCGCCGCGGCCCGCCTACGGGACGCACTGGCCGTCCACGGAGCCCCGGGTGTGCGGGTGATGACCCCGCCGGCACTGGGGTACGCGATCCTGCGCTCCCATGCCCTCGCCGCGGGCCGCGGCGAACCCACCCTGGTCACCGGCGCCGAGCAGGACCTCCTGCTGGCCGACCTCATCGCCGACCGCACGCACTGGCACCTCGAGGTGGAGCCCGCCGCCCGCACGCTCCCCGGCTTCCGCACCGAGCTGCGGGACCTCCTCACCCGCGCCGCCGAGCTGGGACTGGGGCCCGCGGGCCTCGAGCGTCTCGGCATCGAGCACGACCGTCCTGCCTGGCGCGACGCCGCCGCCGTGATGCGGGACTACCTCGGGGTGCTTGACCTCGAGTCGGTCGCCGCCCTGGATGCCGGCCCCCGGTTGGACTCCGGCGCCCTGGTGCGCCGCGCCGCCGCCCTGGTGGCCACCGGGGAGGTGCCACCCCCGGGGCGGGCGGTCGTGGTGGACGACGCTCAGGACCTCACCGCCGCCGGCGTCGCCATGGTGGCGGCCCTCGCCGCCGCGGGGGCTGCGGTCCTGGCCGTCAGCTGCCCCGACGCCGCCGTGGACACCTTCCGCGGTGCCCTGCCCGATGCCGCCGCCCGGCTCCGAGAGCAGCTGTCCGGGCCCGTGGAGGAGGTGGTCCTCACCGGGGCCCACGGCATCGACCCCCGGCTCGGTCGCGCGGTCGACGCCCTGCGGGGCAGGCTCCCCCTGGCCGGCGCCCCCGCAGCGACCAGGCGCCGGCCACCGGCCCGCTCCGCGGACGCCGCCGAGGGAGGGATGCACGCGCTGCGGGCCTCGAGCCGCACCCAGGAGGCCCACCTCATCGCCTCCGCCCTGCGGGACCTTCACCACCGGGCCCGCATCCCCTACGACCAGATGGCCGTGGTGTGCCGCTCCGGCGCGGCCGTCGAGGAGGTGGCGGACCTCCTCACCCGCACCGGCCTGCCCGTCCGTGCCCCGCGCAGGCCCCGGCCGCTGCGGGAGGAGCCCGTGGTCCAGGACCTGCTCACCATCGTCGAGATCGGCGTCACCGGCCTCGAGCAGCTGGACCCTGTCCTCGCGGCAGCCCTGCTGCACGGCCCCTTCGGCGATGCCGATGCGATGCGGCTGCGTCGGATCCGCCGCCAGCTGCTGCGCGCCGTCCCCGAGGACCAGCAGGGCATCAGCAGCCAGGAGCTCCTGGCCAGGGCCCTGCTGGACGCGGACGTGCCCGGCCTGCCCGCCCCCGAGGCGCAGGGGCGCACCGCCGCTCCCGTGCACCGCATCCGGGACATGATCGCCGCGGCCCGCACGCACCGCCACGGGACGGCCGCCGAGGCGCTGTGGGCAGCATGGGAGGCCTCGGGCCTGGCCGGGGGATGGCGTGCGGCCGCCCTCGGAGTCCGGCACGGGGCCGACGGGGCCCGGGCCCGCCTCGCGGGGAGCCGACTGGACACCCTGATGGACCTCTTCGCCGCCGCCGAGCGCCTGGCCGACCGTCGCCCCGGCGCCGGGGCGCTCGAGCTGATCGAGCAGGTGCGCGCCCAGGCCGTCGTCGAGGACACCCTCGCCCCCGCCGCCGTCGCCCGCGGCAGCGTCGACGTCCTCACCCCCGCCCAGATCGCCGGTGAGCACAGGGACGTGGTGGTGCTGGCCCGGCTGCAGGAAGGGGTATGGCCCGACCTGCGCCTGCGCTCCACCCTCCTGGGTGCCGCCGAGCTGTCCCTGATCGCCGGAGGGCGCGCCGGGTTCCAGCTGCCCCGCGACCCGGAGTCCCTGCGGGCCGTCCAGCGCGAGCAGGTCATCGCCGATGAGCTGCGGCTGGCCGTGAGCGCCCTCGCACGGGCCCGCAGCCGGGTCCTGGTCACCGCAGTCGAGGACGACGACGCGGCCCCCTCGGCCCTTTTCGAGGCGCTCGAGGCACTGGCCGACGGCGACTGGCTGGACACCGCAGCCCTGCGCAGCGACCCCGGACCAGCCCCCGATGCGCGCCGCCTGGTCGCCTCCCTGCGGAGGGACCTGCGCGAGGGCGAGGACAGCAGCAGCGAGGACGCCGCACTGGCCCTGGCCGCCCTGGCCCGGGAAGGAGCCCCCGGGGCCAGGCCCGAGGACTGGTACCACCAGCATCCCTCCTCCACCGCCCCCCTCCAGCAGGAGGGCGCCCCGATCGGGCTCTCGCCCTCCGCCCTCGAACGCGCTCACGACTGCCCCCAGTCGTGGCTGATGGAGCGCTCCGGCGGGACTCGGGGATCGGGCCCCGCCCAGAGCATCGGCACCGCCCTGCACCGCCTGGCCCAGGACCATCCGCAGGGCGGACCGGACCTTCTGGCCCAGCTGCACACCCTGCTGCGCGGCATGCCCGGGGCCGACACCTGGTCCGGGCGACGGCGCCTGCAGCGTGCCGAGGACGCCGCCCAGCTGCTGGCCGACCATCTCGCCGGCTCCCCGCCACCGCTCGCCGTCGAGGCCCCCTTCGAGGTGGAGCTCGGCCCCGTGCGGCTGCGAGGGACGGTGGACCGCATCGAGGGGGACCAGGGCACTATACGGGTGGTGGACCTCAAGACCGGTCGGGTCGCGAAGACCGCGAAGGCCACCGAGCAGGACCTCCAGCTCGCCGCCTACCAGGCCGCCGTGCGGGAGGGCGCGCTCACCGAGCAGATCGGCCCTGATGCCCCGCAGCGACTGGCCGGGGCCCAACTGGTCCACGTCGGCACCGGGGGTCACAAGGCCGCTGTGCGCACCCAGCAGGCCCTCACCCACGCCGAGGACCCGGCCTGGTTCGACACCGTGGTGCGCACGGTCGCCGCCGAGGTGTCCGGCCCCCGCGTCACCG